The window GGCCTCTTCGCGAATGAATTCGCTCCCACGGGTTTGGTGATCGGCTGCGAATCGGTCCAACCCGACACATCGCCTTCGCAGCCTTCGGCAGCTCCTACGTCACGCCTCCCTGGCCAGCTTGACCCCGGCCCCGTGGGAGCGAGCTTGCTCGCGAAGGCGATAGCAAAGCTGATAAAGATGCGTCGGATGTACCGGCCTCTTCGCGAATGAATTCGCTCCCACAAGTTACGCCCTACTGACCGCCCGCTTGATGACAAAACATTTCAACGCTGGGCAATCGCCGCGAACCTCAGTATCCTCCCCGCCATCCCGGCCCGAGGCACACCCACCCCGCAGCCGACAGCGACGCGAAGCTGCACCCGCGTCGCCATCCTCATTAGCGCCACTCGCTGAGCGCACCTGTTAAAGGCGAGCACGGTTTGCCAAAAACAAACCAAGCTCGTCCTTGAGAAGCCGGCCACAAGCCGGCTTTTTAATGCCTGCTGCAAAAGCCCGACGCGTGTCGCGTCCGGTTAAATCCCCGCCATCTCCGCCGAAGCCTCCACCTCCGCCATTTGATACTGCAACAACGGCATTTCAATCAACGCAACCTGCGTGGGAGAGAAGTGGTTTTCTTCTTCGGTATCGGTGGTGCTCAGGCTGATGCCTAGGGGCATACCGGAGTAAGCGTCGAGGACAAGGTTGTAGAGGTCGGCGCCGGATGCACGGATTTTGCTGACGGCGCCGCTGGCCATGTGGACGAAGCAGCGGGACATGAAGTCCATGGACGGGTCGTCTTTGAGTTGATACTTGTCGACGATTTTCTGGATGAGCGCCTGGGTGGAGGCCGAGTTGCAGTGTTCGAAGGTGAAGCTGTCCCAGTGGTACTCGCCCAAGGCGCGGTAGAGCTCCGGCACCATGCCAGCATCATAGTCCCAGCCCTGATTCCAGGCGTCGTCTTCGGGCGCGCCGCTGGCGTCGTCCACCAGCCGGATACGCTGGATCTGCTCGGGATTGATGATCAGCTTGCGGCTGTTCAGGGTGCTGACTACCAGCCAGTGCGGCTCCTCGCGCTCGGTGGCCAGCGCATCGCGTACCCGGGAGTACTCGCTCAGGGTGATGGGATACCAATTGCAATTAAGTTGGCCGGGCAGCAGCAACCCAAGGTGCCCCCAGAAACCGTCGAGGATAGGGTGCTCCCCTGAAAACCAGTGTCGGGATGCCATCTTCCGGCCGCTGGTATCAAAGTCGAGCAAGTCATCGACACTGGTGCCCAGCAGCGTGGCGATGTCTCGAAGCACCGTCCCATCAGGCTCGGCTGTCCCGCTTTCCCAAGACTGAACAAGCGGTTCGGGGACGCTCAGCTCCCTGGCGAAGTCGGCAATAGAAAGTCCCAGGGTGGTGGTGCGTAATTCTTGTAGTCGTTGCATCGAAAACTCCAACAATCAAATCATCCAAGACACGACAACGCCCGGCGAACCCCAGCGGGGGATGACCAGAGCCGCGTGGCACATGCCGAACCCAAGGTAGCCGCAGCAGGCATTTATGGAATGCCCAAACGTTTACGGAACGAGTAGCTCATGGCGTAATCGACTGAAGGACGTTTCCCACAAGTGTTCGAACGAGATGACACTCGGGCGAACTGACACAGAAGAAAAACACCGGATTCAAAGACATCAGCCGTGTATTTCAGGGCCTGCTCATTTGCCCCGAGGCCCACGCTCTGCTAGTGTCGCGCCGGTTTAACCTCTACCGGAAAAGCGCCCATGGCCCGCAAGAAAGCTGCACTGGATTTCGAACAATCCCTCGCTGATCTGCAAACGCTGGTAGAGCGTTTGGAAAATGG of the Paucimonas lemoignei genome contains:
- a CDS encoding Helix-turn-helix, with translation MQRLQELRTTTLGLSIADFARELSVPEPLVQSWESGTAEPDGTVLRDIATLLGTSVDDLLDFDTSGRKMASRHWFSGEHPILDGFWGHLGLLLPGQLNCNWYPITLSEYSRVRDALATEREEPHWLVVSTLNSRKLIINPEQIQRIRLVDDASGAPEDDAWNQGWDYDAGMVPELYRALGEYHWDSFTFEHCNSASTQALIQKIVDKYQLKDDPSMDFMSRCFVHMASGAVSKIRASGADLYNLVLDAYSGMPLGISLSTTDTEEENHFSPTQVALIEMPLLQYQMAEVEASAEMAGI